In the Apteryx mantelli isolate bAptMan1 chromosome 1, bAptMan1.hap1, whole genome shotgun sequence genome, one interval contains:
- the VEGFD gene encoding vascular endothelial growth factor D isoform X3 — protein sequence MYKPWATVNIFMVSFLHLLQGSDYENGSVKKTSLSALERSEQQIRRASSLEELLRITHSEDWKLWKCRLKLKNLANLDSRSASHRSTRFAAAFYDIDTLKVIDEEWQKTQCVPRETCVEVAKELGTTTNKFFKPPCVNVFRCGGCCNEESLSCMNTSTTYVSKTLFEISVPLTSVPEPVPIKIANHTGCKCISNTQRHPYAIIRRSVQYPEEDGCPFTNKLCHNGWIWDSDKCECIVDVQHPNRREAVRTNVHPNLGYAQLQNQCVPGIVVVQRRREVLMGPKAKKILDQTSPILQQSTALQSSCH from the exons ATGTACAAACCGTGGGCAACTGTGAATATTTTCATGGTGTCTTTTCTACATCTGCTGCAAGGATCTGATTATGAGAATGGATCTGTGAAG AAGACATCTCTGTCAGCATTAGAGCGGTCAGAACAGCAGATCAGGAGAGCATCCAGCTTGGAAGAGCTGCTTCGAATCACTCATTCTGAGGACTGGAAGCTGTGGAAATGCAGGCTAAAACTCAAAAACCTGGCCAATTTAGACTCCCGCTCTGCATCACATCGCTCCACCagatttgctgctgctttctatGATATTGATACACTAAAAG TCATAGATGAGGAATGGCAGAAGACTCAATGTGTGCCACGAGAAACCTGTGTGGAAGTTGCCAAAGAGCTGGGTACAACAACCAACAAATTCTTCAAGCCTCCCTGTGTGAATGTATTCAGATGTGGAGGCTGCTGCAATGAGGAAAGTCTGAGTTGTATGAATACAAGTACAACTTATGTGTCAAAAACG CTTTTTGAGATCTCAGTTCCCTTGACAAGTGTTCCGGAGCCCGTGCCAATCAAAATTGCCAATCATACAGGCTGTAAGTGTATATCGAATACCCAGCGTCATCCGTATGCCATCATACGAAGATCTGTCCAGTACCCTGAAGAAGATGG atgccCCTTTACCAACAAACTTTGCCATAATGGATGGATATGGGATAGTGACAAATGTGAATGCATTGTAGATGTACAGCACCCTAACAGACGGGAAG CTGTGAGGACAAATGTCCATCCCAACCTCGGATATGCCCAACTGCAAAACCAGTGTGTTCCAGGCATTGTCGTTgtccaaaggagaagagaggtTCTCATGGGTCCCAAAGCAAAGAAAATCCTTGACCAAACTTCCCCTATTCTCCAACAATCCACTGCTTTGCAAAGTAGCTGTCACTGA
- the VEGFD gene encoding vascular endothelial growth factor D isoform X2, whose protein sequence is MYKPWATVNIFMVSFLHLLQGSDYENGSVKTSLSALERSEQQIRRASSLEELLRITHSEDWKLWKCRLKLKNLANLDSRSASHRSTRFAAAFYDIDTLKVIDEEWQKTQCVPRETCVEVAKELGTTTNKFFKPPCVNVFRCGGCCNEESLSCMNTSTTYVSKTLFEISVPLTSVPEPVPIKIANHTGCKCISNTQRHPYAIIRRSVQYPEEDGCPFTNKLCHNGWIWDSDKCECIVDVQHPNRREGLPPLAELAMCGQHMEFDEDNCECICRQKCPTDFFQSKENCSCYLCRESQESCAQKHKIFHAETCSCEDKCPSQPRICPTAKPVCSRHCRCPKEKRGSHGSQSKENP, encoded by the exons ATGTACAAACCGTGGGCAACTGTGAATATTTTCATGGTGTCTTTTCTACATCTGCTGCAAGGATCTGATTATGAGAATGGATCTGTGAAG ACATCTCTGTCAGCATTAGAGCGGTCAGAACAGCAGATCAGGAGAGCATCCAGCTTGGAAGAGCTGCTTCGAATCACTCATTCTGAGGACTGGAAGCTGTGGAAATGCAGGCTAAAACTCAAAAACCTGGCCAATTTAGACTCCCGCTCTGCATCACATCGCTCCACCagatttgctgctgctttctatGATATTGATACACTAAAAG TCATAGATGAGGAATGGCAGAAGACTCAATGTGTGCCACGAGAAACCTGTGTGGAAGTTGCCAAAGAGCTGGGTACAACAACCAACAAATTCTTCAAGCCTCCCTGTGTGAATGTATTCAGATGTGGAGGCTGCTGCAATGAGGAAAGTCTGAGTTGTATGAATACAAGTACAACTTATGTGTCAAAAACG CTTTTTGAGATCTCAGTTCCCTTGACAAGTGTTCCGGAGCCCGTGCCAATCAAAATTGCCAATCATACAGGCTGTAAGTGTATATCGAATACCCAGCGTCATCCGTATGCCATCATACGAAGATCTGTCCAGTACCCTGAAGAAGATGG atgccCCTTTACCAACAAACTTTGCCATAATGGATGGATATGGGATAGTGACAAATGTGAATGCATTGTAGATGTACAGCACCCTAACAGACGGGAAG GACTCCCTCCTCTTGCTGAGCTGGCTATGTGTGGACAACATATGGAATTTGATGAAGATAACTGTGAATGTATCTGTAGACAGAAATGTCCCACAGACTTCTTTCAAAGCAAGGAGAACTGCAGCTGCTATTTGTGTAGGGAGAGTCAGGAGAGCTGTGCTCAAAAACACAAGATATTTCATGCCGAAACCTGCAG CTGTGAGGACAAATGTCCATCCCAACCTCGGATATGCCCAACTGCAAAACCAGTGTGTTCCAGGCATTGTCGTTgtccaaaggagaagagaggtTCTCATGGGTCCCAAAGCAAAGAAAATCCTTGA
- the VEGFD gene encoding vascular endothelial growth factor D isoform X1: MYKPWATVNIFMVSFLHLLQGSDYENGSVKKTSLSALERSEQQIRRASSLEELLRITHSEDWKLWKCRLKLKNLANLDSRSASHRSTRFAAAFYDIDTLKVIDEEWQKTQCVPRETCVEVAKELGTTTNKFFKPPCVNVFRCGGCCNEESLSCMNTSTTYVSKTLFEISVPLTSVPEPVPIKIANHTGCKCISNTQRHPYAIIRRSVQYPEEDGCPFTNKLCHNGWIWDSDKCECIVDVQHPNRREGLPPLAELAMCGQHMEFDEDNCECICRQKCPTDFFQSKENCSCYLCRESQESCAQKHKIFHAETCSCEDKCPSQPRICPTAKPVCSRHCRCPKEKRGSHGSQSKENP, from the exons ATGTACAAACCGTGGGCAACTGTGAATATTTTCATGGTGTCTTTTCTACATCTGCTGCAAGGATCTGATTATGAGAATGGATCTGTGAAG AAGACATCTCTGTCAGCATTAGAGCGGTCAGAACAGCAGATCAGGAGAGCATCCAGCTTGGAAGAGCTGCTTCGAATCACTCATTCTGAGGACTGGAAGCTGTGGAAATGCAGGCTAAAACTCAAAAACCTGGCCAATTTAGACTCCCGCTCTGCATCACATCGCTCCACCagatttgctgctgctttctatGATATTGATACACTAAAAG TCATAGATGAGGAATGGCAGAAGACTCAATGTGTGCCACGAGAAACCTGTGTGGAAGTTGCCAAAGAGCTGGGTACAACAACCAACAAATTCTTCAAGCCTCCCTGTGTGAATGTATTCAGATGTGGAGGCTGCTGCAATGAGGAAAGTCTGAGTTGTATGAATACAAGTACAACTTATGTGTCAAAAACG CTTTTTGAGATCTCAGTTCCCTTGACAAGTGTTCCGGAGCCCGTGCCAATCAAAATTGCCAATCATACAGGCTGTAAGTGTATATCGAATACCCAGCGTCATCCGTATGCCATCATACGAAGATCTGTCCAGTACCCTGAAGAAGATGG atgccCCTTTACCAACAAACTTTGCCATAATGGATGGATATGGGATAGTGACAAATGTGAATGCATTGTAGATGTACAGCACCCTAACAGACGGGAAG GACTCCCTCCTCTTGCTGAGCTGGCTATGTGTGGACAACATATGGAATTTGATGAAGATAACTGTGAATGTATCTGTAGACAGAAATGTCCCACAGACTTCTTTCAAAGCAAGGAGAACTGCAGCTGCTATTTGTGTAGGGAGAGTCAGGAGAGCTGTGCTCAAAAACACAAGATATTTCATGCCGAAACCTGCAG CTGTGAGGACAAATGTCCATCCCAACCTCGGATATGCCCAACTGCAAAACCAGTGTGTTCCAGGCATTGTCGTTgtccaaaggagaagagaggtTCTCATGGGTCCCAAAGCAAAGAAAATCCTTGA